The Punica granatum isolate Tunisia-2019 chromosome 4, ASM765513v2, whole genome shotgun sequence sequence CAACATGACCCATCGCAGTTCGGTCTCCGAAGGATGCTTCATCTACCGATATAAGTTCCGACAATCACAAGAATCATACACATATAgatttgttgggtatccctccaatttggatgaaattgggctcaaattgtattgggcttttatcggacTATAATAGACCCAAAGACccacttttgttagggtttattttGCAGCACAGTGGCTGAAAATCATATCAGTAGCAGTACAGAGAAGCTGTGGAAACAGAGTTGAAATTCGGGTACAgagggcagcgcgcagctggagatcaaacctcgatcgagATGTCAAATGAATTCCGATTGAGACGAAATTTTGGCAGcggcttcacaacacgtggggctaagttctgaacggtcaaaatttttattcgaactctgtaggtgctgtttcaccTGGTTTTGtaaaccacccggtgtgggtaaCGAATTTGGTGttttggtgatccaagagagtgtttctcttgagtttggtgatccaagggtttacccttgatgaaaaacattgtataaccttcattggATTGTTGATTcagagttggtcccgtggttttttcccacatcggggttttccatgtaaaatttttggtgttcttttctttACCGCTTGTCGGTTGATTTGTTTGGTttctatctcgattacactagtagggaAGGAAGATTAATTGCTGTGTTATCATTTGGTCGAGCACATCacctactagtgtaatcgagatagaaACCAAACAAATCAACCAATAAGcagtaaaagaaaagaacaccaagaattttatgTGGAAAAtcccgatgtggggaaaaatcACGGGACCAattccgaatcaacgatctaCTAtcaatgaaggttatacaatgtttTTCAttaagggtaaacccttggatcaccaaactcaagagaaacattctcttggatcacccaaacaccAAATTTGTTATCCACATGGGGGTGGTTTACAAAaccagctgaaacagcacctatagagctcaaataaaaattctgaCCATTCAAaacttagccccacgtgtcGTGAAGccgctgtcaaaatttcgtctcaatcggagttcgtttgacatCCCAATCGAGATTTGATTtacagctgcgcgctgccctcTGTACCCGAATTTCAACTCTGTTTCCACAGCTTCTCTGTAGTGCTACTGATTTGATTTTCAGCCAATGTGTTGCAAAATAAAGCCTAACAAAAGTGGGTCCTTAGCCTATTAAAACCCGATAAAAGGTCAACAACTAAACTTCCGCAGCTGCTGCCTTCACGTCTAGCGGCGATCCCTTGACCCCTGATTCGATCGATTATTTTTCTTCCCTCATCTGTCTCTATCAGTTTCTTTGCCCCTTTCTCCCAAATCCGACTCCACCTCCCTACCCCCTCTACCCACGGCTCCCCATCCcgatcctcctcctccttccatTGTCGTGTCTTGTTCGCTCCTCCATTGCCGCTCCTCCACTGCCGCGCCTTCACTATCACTCCACTGCTTCTACTCCATCTTGGTTGATCACCCTCGGATCTCCCTGATGATCGGTCTCGACTCGGGTCTGGACCATGGCCACTCACCCCATACTGATCGGGACCTTTGGCATCTTTTATGGTCACGGCCCTCTGTTCACTGGCAAATAAAAGTTATGGCTACCCGAATGATTATCGTCGACGATTTACCGACGTAGTCCAATGGTACCCACCTCTGTCCACCACCCCGGTGTCTATACGAAGGAGTGCTAAGTCTAGTTAGTTCGTGATTAATTGTTATGTCCTGTATCGTCTCGGATCCAATCTGAATGACATCCAGTGGCTGTGATTCCttgatattttttatgttGTGGGTTTGCTTGTCTATGTGGACGGCCCCGGTTGGTAGTCGTCCTTTAGTCGGTTGTATTTTGTCTAGCCCCGTCATTGGCAGACTAGTCGTCATGTTGGTCGGTGGCCTCAACAAGGTCCCAATGAAAATTATGGCGTGTTCAATAAAATATGCTTCGttcgaccaaaaaaaaaagtcacaaGAGTCATCATTGAAAGATAAAATACGAACTTACACCgatcaattttcatttcatcttcATTAATTCTCGGGAAAAAAATGTATCATGCATACAACCCCGCCTTTATTGTAACACAAGCATCACAAATCAGAAATATAATACAAAGAATCAATCTAACCTTCGTATAGCGAAGAACCCCAAACCAAATATTGACTAAAATGCTAATTTCATGCTAAGTGATTAACTAATCCCTCTGCTGGATGAAACTAGGAAACCAACTATTTACCGTTTTGCAAACATTCCTTCAGTTAGAGATGAAAAATCATAATCATGCCCTGATGGAGTCGGCGTAATGGAGGGTCGGGGCTTTGAATGTGGGGCAAAAGCCGCTCTTCCGCCTATTGAACCATTTATTGGAGCTCCTGGCCTACCGCTATAACTGCTACAAGAGAAATAATGAAATCAGTAGGTCCGTCCGTCTGGGGATCAAAAAACCATTTCTAAATTTCTAATGGggcataaaaatataaagcCCCTTGTCCAAAGGAGTATCTAGTCGAGATTCGTCCCACTTATGTGAAACTGATTTTTCATTTCTCGTCTTGAGcacattaagaaaataaagaaaataatgttaGATTACAATTCCGAAGATGTCAACCATTCCATCACCATCCTATATAAATTAAGCACAATctaacatgattttttttatttagtcaACAACGTCGCAAATCTGCAAATGAATGTAAAAAACAATGAATAGTAACCgtaataagatttttttttttaagcatACCTCTGACTCTGAGTTGGGTAAGGAACTGAACTAACAAGCTTAGTCTGTTGACCATTTGGTATCTGGTATAGATATCACTTTACAAAAGTTAGCAATACATACACAACGTTTATATGCAACTATGTATAGAGACATAAAAATGAGCTCAACCTGCATCATTCTAGGAGAGTGATTGCCTATGACTGCCCAGTTTTGTTGAATTGGTAAGGGGGCGCCATTAATACCAGACCGATGAAGCTTGGCATTAGAATTTTGAGGTTGACCACTGTATCTTTCTGACATGGGAGCCATGATTGATGACTGTTTTTGAGACACAATCCCAAGTTGCTGTTGATGGGTCGAGACTGGGGACACCATGTGGGCCTGCGCAAAGAATtcaatgaatattattatttcagaAGTCTTACTTGGTCTGGGAGAAGTTAGACAGTTAGTTTTACATTTTCTCCCCCCTTTTCGCTTATTGAAGGATGAAGAAAACGCGTGAGACAAATGTCTCAACATAGATTATCTACATGTCTTATAAAGTATGATGAAAATGTCCCCCCACTACATACCAGACATATTTATTTCCTTAGTTTTCGggattccaaaaaaaaaaaaaaactgacaATATTCTTACTTGTTCCATAGTTTTTAGGTATACTTCGTTGAAGAGGCTGCCCATATCTTTCTTAACATCTTCTGCTGATGTTCTGCTTCCTACGGATGTTGACTTTGTTTCCACAGCTGAAAGTGTGAATCATCCAACTTCAGTTTTTCAGGAAAAAGGAATATCTTAATGTTAAACAGTCATTGCttggaaaatttatttcaaaagCAACATACAATGCGAACCTGTCGACGAATCGCTATTAGAGTAATTCATCCCATTTCCATTCTCTTTACAATCTTCCATGCCCAGCAAATTGAAAAGCTCAGTGGCATAATCAACTTTGGGTGGTGGGCCTACTGAAGCAGAAGTTGGCGGCTTCTGTTTCATGAGCTGGGGGACAGGGGATGTCAGCGCTGGTTTTGGTTTCTCCACATCTTCACGCGGCTTTGAGTCAGATATTACCTGTAAAAATATACCAATTGCTAATCCTAATTCGTACTCGATCTACAATCAAACATGTAGACTaataaaaggagagcatggGGGTTACCAGAGCAGAAGTTGCCTGCTGCCGTTTCATGGAATGGGGGCTAGGGATTGTAGGTGCTGGTTTAGGTTTCTCCATGACTTCATGCAGTTTTGGGTCAGAAATTATCTGAAAAGATTACCTATTGTTTAATTGTACTCAATCTAAAATCaaaatgtgatttttctttttccttttgaatGCCTAACATAATGAACATGAAAAAATCAATAGAAGTGTTTCTATCCAGTTCTCCAAATTTGTCCTAATcttcatttcctttttcttgaaaaacaCAAGAATATAAGGTAATGAAAGCATGGAAGCCAGTCTTTTATGctttgaaaatattcaaaaagaAGAACCTTTTTCTTCCTCGGAAAGAAAAACACTTTCATGAGGAAACAGAAAACTGGAGACCCCTGTCCAAACTTCAATAGATCTGGAACTTTTATACTGGAAACTTGTCAAAAGTATGGTTGATTTTTACCTGTTGGTTTACTTTTGAAGGCATCGAAATTTTACTTTCTGCAACAACTCTGCTGTTTGCGCTAGGCAAAAGTGAATTCTTCCTATCCTCCAAAGCATGTTGTCTGTTACCCTGATGCTCATGCCTGACATCATTGTTGGCCACAGACTGGTGAATGGGGGATTTACTTTTGGTCATGTTTGGAGAAGATTTTACATTTCCCGGACGAGGAATCCATTTTTTCTCTTGATACCTAATAGTGCAATAATTAGTGAGCTACAGtaataaaaacaaacaaacaatggAAGCAGCTTCATGAATCGAGCAGGAAAATTACTATTTGGTACTGATCACCCTATGGAGCCATACTTTGCACGAATAAAATTGTCAATCCGAACTCTGTCATAGTTTGGAGGCAACTCTGCTTCCCAGTAGCTATTTGCTTTCTCATTTCCCATAGCTGACCAGGAAAGCAAAATTAAGTTTTAGTCCTTTCGATCTTCACATCAGAAATTAAGCAGGAGTTGTTTAACACAATCATGGTGCTCACATTGAATATTAGCAACTTGCTCGGGTAGCCAGGTGTCTAAGGTAGCAGATCTCACCTGGATCAAAAGAATATTTAACTTTCCAGGCATGTTTTAACCAAAACTTATTCACTAAACATTGGACCAACTACTGACAATGGAAATGTGTTTTAAGTCGAAAGCTAATGATTATGTACTTTAGATATGTGTACTCCAAGACTCCTATGTACTCCCGAACATTGCATACAAATGAATATCCCCAGGTTCACGCTTGCCCATCGAGGAGCTCTGCATGGAAAAGAAGTGAGCATTACAAATCAGAGCTTCCAGGAGACACATAAAGGAAAATTGCCATGTTAAGCCTGCCTGTACTGCGATGAGTATATATggttttctttattattttttcagagTTCAATAATCAATCTATTCGAACAAGCTTTCGTTCCCATGATTAATAAGGTGCTTACTTGCTTTTACAGTCGGCACACTCCCTGTTTTCTGGCAACTTAAGTAGACTCTCCAATATCTGCCCAGGAAAGCAACAATCAAAGCCAACAATCTCAACTGATGGAAAAAGATATGCAATGTCATATATGAGAGATACAATTTCATGCATCAACTCAGACTCAccagaagaaagaaaattagtcAAAAAACTGAGGCGCGCTATAGATGTACAAACACAAGAACTTAGTTAGTTCTGTACTATCAGTCTAGGTTCAATTAATCAAAGATAAACTGTATGCGGATTTCATAGAGTTACTTTACTTATTGACGAAACTGTCACATAAGTGGTTTTATATTACTTAATTAGTAATGCAATCGAAATATGTTGGCCCTTTCCATTGGAGggaaaatattatgaaatacatatttattgaaaatgaGTTCACCTAGTTCAACTAACATGGTGCCAAAGGGATTTCAATAATCTTCCAAAATGTTGCACAACAGATTAGTTCAAGTATCTAGAACCCACAATGTAACTCAATGACCCCTTTCACTCAGTAAAAATGAGTATATCTCTACGAACAGTCTACATCCTAAATGGACTCCGTCAAAAACCACTGCTGTACGTGAACTACTGCACACCCCCAATGCGGGATGGACAAACGTACTGATTGAAAAACAACTACTGTACATGTGCTACTATGGAATCCCAGTATGTGACGGATGGCATTACACTGGCACATATAGTCTTTAAAAGACTAGGACAGCTAATTCAGGTATGCAACTAGTTCTCGTACAGTAAAGACTACAGACTGCTAGCATAACACTGATGTACCTGTTCACAGTAATCCAATAGTTTGCAGGTTCTCACTTGAAGCTCAATAACTTATCAGATAACACAGGACTCATCTACCTGCTGATGAGCTGAAAAAAGCACGAAAACAGCAGCAAAACTACGAACTTTTGGGCAACCCGACTTCGTTTCACTTGCATAGCCTAGGCTACCCTCTGAAGCAACACCGACAAAGCAGCGAAATTTAAACAATAGAAGCAAACATATAATCGAAAAGCACCCAAATAAATTCATCACAAACCCAGTTCTTATTCACCTCCATGCTCTACAAAAAAATCCATCTTTTCAATAAACAATCCGATCAAAACGAAAGGGGGAAAGGAAaacagagaaaagaaaaatcggaAAGGGAAACATCAAAAGGCCAATGATTTGTTGGTGCCCATGTAGTCAAAAGATATGCGAGCTGGATCGAATTAGTCATACTGTTCaatcaaaagagaaaaaggaaaaccagAACAACAGAGACAGGATAAAGCAGAGCATATGGAATAGATGGGAGTCGAAGTTCAATGGGAAAAAGGATGAACCTTTCGGTGCTTGGCATTCAGCTGTTCAGAAACGCTGGCCTTCTGGTTCATTCTGgaacaatcaatcaatcaagcTATacctctctctgtctctctctctctctctctctctgggcAAAGGAAGTTGCTTCTCTGCCTCTGTCTCTGCTATGAGAATCGAACAAGAAGAAGGAGGAAGGAGGCTTACGCAAAGTGGGGGAGGTGGGGTGGGGAGAGAAGCTCTGACTTTTCACTTTATTCTCTTATGCATTGCTTGGAGGAAGCCGgcgtcttctctctctctctctctttctctctatcTGTCTCTGTTGGATTGGTTTTCTTCACGCGCGTTTCCGATTATGAGGGCTATGGAAAACGTTTTCCGTTTCCCCCATAGGCCGGAAATTCAAATTGGTGGCTCCGTCTTCTGCCGACTTCTTATTCTTGTGCTCTTTCGACACGCGTGGGCCCGCCTCAAGCATTGTTTGGCTTTCCCATTGCGGCGGCTCtctttatcaaaataatacGGAAAGTCTAGCATGATTCGATGTGAAGTGACATCGGGAGCATGACCGTCTATCGTGCGTGGACCTGGTGTGGGTCCTACGGATGAATGGTTTGGTCATATTAGACTTTccgacaa is a genomic window containing:
- the LOC116205530 gene encoding ADP-ribosylation factor GTPase-activating protein AGD5-like isoform X1 — translated: MNQKASVSEQLNAKHRKILESLLKLPENRECADCKSKAPRWASVNLGIFICMQCSGVHRSLGVHISKVRSATLDTWLPEQVANIQSMGNEKANSYWEAELPPNYDRVRIDNFIRAKYQEKKWIPRPGNVKSSPNMTKSKSPIHQSVANNDVRHEHQGNRQHALEDRKNSLLPSANSRVVAESKISMPSKVNQQIISDPKLHEVMEKPKPAPTIPSPHSMKRQQATSALVISDSKPREDVEKPKPALTSPVPQLMKQKPPTSASVGPPPKVDYATELFNLLGMEDCKENGNGMNYSNSDSSTGSHSVETKSTSVGSRTSAEDVKKDMGSLFNEVYLKTMEQAHMVSPVSTHQQQLGIVSQKQSSIMAPMSERYSGQPQNSNAKLHRSGINGAPLPIQQNWAVIGNHSPRMMQIPNGQQTKLVSSVPYPTQSQSSYSGRPGAPINGSIGGRAAFAPHSKPRPSITPTPSGHDYDFSSLTEGMFAKR
- the LOC116205530 gene encoding ADP-ribosylation factor GTPase-activating protein AGD5-like isoform X4; its protein translation is MQCSGVHRSLGVHISKVRSATLDTWLPEQVANIQSMGNEKANSYWEAELPPNYDRVRIDNFIRAKYQEKKWIPRPGNVKSSPNMTKSKSPIHQSVANNDVRHEHQGNRQHALEDRKNSLLPSANSRVVAESKISMPSKVNQQIISDPKLHEVMEKPKPAPTIPSPHSMKRQQATSALVISDSKPREDVEKPKPALTSPVPQLMKQKPPTSASVGPPPKVDYATELFNLLGMEDCKENGNGMNYSNSDSSTGSHSVETKSTSVGSRTSAEDVKKDMGSLFNEVYLKTMEQAHMVSPVSTHQQQLGIVSQKQSSIMAPMSERYSGQPQNSNAKLHRSGINGAPLPIQQNWAVIGNHSPRMMQIPNGQQTKLVSSVPYPTQSQSSYSGRPGAPINGSIGGRAAFAPHSKPRPSITPTPSGHDYDFSSLTEGMFAKR
- the LOC116205530 gene encoding ADP-ribosylation factor GTPase-activating protein AGD5-like isoform X2, encoding MNQKASVSEQLNAKHRKILESLLKLPENRECADCKSKAPRWASVNLGIFICMQCSGVHRSLGVHISKVRSATLDTWLPEQVANIQSMGNEKANSYWEAELPPNYDRVRIDNFIRAKYQEKKWIPRPGNVKSSPNMTKSKSPIHQSVANNDVRHEHQGNRQHALEDRKNSLLPSANSRVVAESKISMPSKVNQQIISDPKLHEVMEKPKPAPTIPSPHSMKRQQATSALVISDSKPREDVEKPKPALTSPVPQLMKQKPPTSASVGPPPKVDYATELFNLLGMEDCKENGNGMNYSNSDSSTGSHSVETKSTSVGSRTSAEDVKKDMGSLFNEVYLKTMEQAHMVSPVSTHQQQLGIVSQKQSSIMAPMSERYSGQPQNSNAKLHRSGINGAPLPIQQNWAVIGNHSPRMMQIPNGQQTKLVSSVPYPTQSQSYSGRPGAPINGSIGGRAAFAPHSKPRPSITPTPSGHDYDFSSLTEGMFAKR
- the LOC116205530 gene encoding ADP-ribosylation factor GTPase-activating protein AGD5-like isoform X3, which codes for MNQKASVSEQLNAKHRKILESLLKLPENRECADCKSKAPRWASVNLGIFICMQCSGVHRSLGVHISKVRSATLDTWLPEQVANIQSMGNEKANSYWEAELPPNYDRVRIDNFIRAKYQEKKWIPRPGNVKSSPNMTKSKSPIHQSVANNDVRHEHQGNRQHALEDRKNSLLPSANSRVVAESKISMPSKVNQQIISDPKLHEVMEKPKPAPTIPSPHSMKRQQATSALVISDSKPREDVEKPKPALTSPVPQLMKQKPPTSASVGPPPKVDYATELFNLLGMEDCKENGNGMNYSNSDSSTAVETKSTSVGSRTSAEDVKKDMGSLFNEVYLKTMEQAHMVSPVSTHQQQLGIVSQKQSSIMAPMSERYSGQPQNSNAKLHRSGINGAPLPIQQNWAVIGNHSPRMMQIPNGQQTKLVSSVPYPTQSQSSYSGRPGAPINGSIGGRAAFAPHSKPRPSITPTPSGHDYDFSSLTEGMFAKR